The Alnus glutinosa chromosome 1, dhAlnGlut1.1, whole genome shotgun sequence region GCCTAAAAACTGTTGTTATAGGCAAATTCAActaaaggaaaatgatgtatcAAACTCCCCTTGAAATTCAACACGCACAGCCTAAGCATATCCTCTAGAGTTTAAATGGTTCTCTCGAATTGGCTGTCGGATTGCAAATGGTATGCTGTGCTAAAGTTCAACTTCATACCTAGAGCACTTTGCAACTTCTCCCAAAACCTTGAAGTGAACCATGGATCACGATACAACACAATGCAAATAAGTACTCCATGAAGTCTCACGATCTCCCGCACATACAAATCTGCTAGCCTTTCCATCAAGTcagcaatctttttttttttttttaatagatcatCAAGTCAGTAATCTTGATGGGAAGGACATGGGCACTCTTCGTCAACCTGTCAACAATAACCCATATGACATCTTGTCCGCTAGGTGCTTTTGGAAGACCGAAGACAAAATCTATAGCaatctgatcccacttccacaTAGGCACTTCAAGTGGCTTAAGTAACCCTGCAGGTCTCTGATTTTCAGCTTTCACAAGCTGGCAGGAAGGACATTGTGCTACATACTTTGCAATATCCTTCTTCATGCCGTGCCAccaaaatttcttcttcatatcTTAATACATCTTGTTATTGTCTGGTGAACAGTGTACCGTTTCTGGTGAGCTTCATCAAGGATATCTCTCCTCAACTCAGCATCACTTGGAATAACTGTTTTCCCACTGCTTGTCTTCAAAGTCCCACCTGCTGTAAGATAGAACCCATATGTTTCTCCTTATCTGGCCTTATCCCTGAGATCTCGCAACTCAAGATCATCTTCTGGTGCCACTCTGATTCTGTCAACCCTCATAGGTTCAACCACAAATGCTGCCATAATTGGAGGACCTCCTGTCATCACCTCATCAATTTGTACAATGGCAAACTGCTGAGATAGTTGGCCCATAACTTCTTATGGATCTGTCTCATCTTCTCAATACTTTCTACTCAATGCATCAGCTACTATATTGGCTTTAGCAGGATGATAAAACATCTTGCTATCATAATCTTTCAAGGCCTCAAGTCATCTCCTTTGCCTCATGTTTAAGTCTCTTTGTGTGAAAATGTATTTAAGACTTTGGTGATCGGTGTGAATTTCGCACTTCTCACCATAGAGGTAATGTCTCCATATCTTCATTGCATATACAACTGCTGCTAACTTCAAATCATGAGTAGGGTAGTTCTTCTCATGATCTTTCAGTTGTCTTGAAGCATAGGCCACAACCCGACCTTGCTACATAAGTACACATCTCAATTCCTTCTTCGATACATCTGTATAAACAACATACCCAACAGACTCCATGGCAATGTCAACACAGGTGCAGTGACTAATCTGCGCTTCAATTCTTGGAAATTGGGTTCACATCCATCACTCCACACAAATGGAGCATTCTTCCTTGTGAGAGTAGTGAGTAACCCTGACAATGAAGAGAACCCCTCAATGAATCTTTTGTAATACCCTGCTAAGCCCAAGAAGCTACGGATCTTCCGTACACTTGTTAGCCTTTCCCATTCAACTATCGCTCGCACCTTGGCTAGATCTACCACAAGACCATTCTTGTTCACAACATGGCCCAAGAATGATACTTCTTCAAGCCAAAACTCGCACTACTTAAACTTGGCAAACAATCTTCTCTCGCAACTTTTCTAACACTATCTTCAAGTGCTCCTCATGTTTTGCATAATTAGCCGAATAGACCAATATGTCATCAATGAATACTACCACAAAGGAATTCAAGTATTCATAGAATACCTGATTCATCAAGTCCATGAACACAGACGGAGCATTAGTCAATCCGAAAGGCATCACCCAAAATTCATAATGGACCTCGTTCGAATCACTATCTTTGGAATATCTTCTTCTCGCACTTTCAACTGATCGTACCTCAAAAGAAGGTCTATCTTCGAGAATACCGAAACTCCCTTGAATTGATCGAACAAGTCGTCGATCCTTGGTAAAAGATACTCATTTTTTATAGTAACCCTGTTCAACTTGCGGTAGTCTATACACATCTGCATAGACCTGTCATTCTTCTTCACAAACAACATCGACGCTCCCCACAGTGATACACTTGGGCGAATGAAGCCCTAATCAAATAACTCTTGAAGCTATTATTTCAACTCTGTCGGTGCCATACGATAAGGTGTCTTGTGAATAGGCTGAGTCTCCGATACTAAGTCAATGGAGAACTCAACTTCACGATTAGGAGGCAAACCAGTGACTTCAAAGAAAACATCCGAGTAGTGATGCACTACCGGAATGTCTTTCAACTTCGCTTGAGTTTCTGGCTTAGCTTGAACATACACCAAGTAAGCTTGTGCTTCATCTCTAACATTCTTGAGAACTTGAACGGCAAAGAGAAGTGGCGGAATAGACCGCACATAAGACCCACAAAGTGTGAACTCTTTCATGCCATGAGGTCAGAAAGTAACTTCCTGCGGCAATCGATGTTAGCCTCATACTTTGATAGCCAATCCATACCCAGAATGACATCGAAGCCCAACATGCCAAATACCGCTAGCTTCGCTGGCAAAATCCTACCGTCAATCTCTATGGGATAGTTGTCCACACACTTCCTATAAGTGATAGCGTCGCCAACAGGGATGGCCACACATATATTCTGCTCTAATGGTTAGGTTCACTCTACACAACTTCACATATGATGAGGAGATAAACGAGTGTGGAGCACTTGAATCAAACAACACACAAGCAATACTACCAAACAATGGAATTGTACTTGTAACCACGTCGATAGCATTGACCTCCTCTAGAACATTCTCAGGAGTGATAGCATACACTTGTGCTGGTGCTGTAGGCCTAGGCTGATTCATGCTGGCCTAAGACCCTTGACCTCTATTCGCACTTGCCTGTGTGCGCTCCCTCGCAAAATGGCCTGGCTTGCCACAACGAAAGCAGACACCTGTTCTCATACCACATTCTCCCGTATGCTGCTTCCCACACTTATTGCATCGCGGGTAAGTGACATTACCCTGGCTAGCATAAGTGTTCTTCCTTCCCTGTAACCCTGCACTACTACTAGTAGCTTGCTTCTTGGATGGTGGTGCAGTGAAAGTCCCCGCAGACATTGACCGCTTCCGACTAATATAGTCCGCAGCCACTGCCTTGATCCCCTTTTCTGTCATGGTGGCTACATGCACCATTTCAATGTAATCAGTCACCTTGACAAAATGATCCTTTCAAGGATTCGTGGCGCTAAGCCATCGTGAAATCTCTCAGCCTTCAATTCTTCATCCAAAATGAGGTTTGGGGCATACCTTGACAGCCTCTGAAACTCAGTTGAGTATTGCTCAACTAACATTGACCCCTGTTTCAGGTCCTGGAAATTCCTTGCACACTGTTGCCTCTGTGCACGAGGAAAGAAGTTATCATTGAATTCTCGCTTAAAGCATTCCCATGGGATAGGAACACCCTGCCCATATTCCCTAGTGAGGTGCCGCTTTTTGGACTTCCACCAATTCTTGGCCTCACCTCTGAACTTTAGACCTGCATAATCTACCTTCTGTTCCTCCGTGCAACGTAATGAGTCAGCTAAGTCCTCGTGGGAGGTGATCCAATCGTCAGCTGCTATAGGCCCTTCATTTCCATAGAATTTAGGCAAGTTTCATTTAACAATGAAATATAACATGATATCAATATAATCATAACGAAAAGCATATCTATAGATAACCTATTGTTTATACAAAAAAGTCATCAatagtctatctatttaaggcttaataACATTTACATCATATACCAAAAAaatggctacacaaaagaataagtgacacgcaggtcacaagccatatacaaaatatacaaaataagaaCCCCATAGTCCAAcacattacaactgtcgcggtaAGCTTCAGATGTAATACACCAGATACAACACCACTAGATCATCCTCCACCTCTAatgtacctgcagccaaaggaacaacATCTATACAGTTGTGATACTGGCCACATCCGTTtaagtgaaagaatgagttcaccgtctcagtataaaacataccaagaccttagtgatattaaactgactgagttttcacaaagaaccaactttttcttttttagtcttacgtacactataacagctatcAATTTTATACacttttgtctttgaaaacacCTGTAGCTGATACAATAAACACCATctattagaaaacatttaaagcatactatacagttaagattatatatagaaattccGTTGTTGGAAATAACTATATAcattctcacctactataatacttttgtgATTCAGTGGCTTAGGTTTACATACACACGAGGGCATTCGCATGCACGTAGACCTCAAGTTGGAAAACAATGGCATCTAGTTTAGCTGTACTAAGACATTCACATTTCCTAAAATAGATGACACCATGCCTACACCCATCAGCTTATTGCCTTTGGACATCAGCGTAATCATTCGAGTACTAGAGTTAAACTCCAATATACAAGCACGTCTTAGCTAAAGAACAACGACAACTCGCATGGTTTTAAATAGATATTGGCATCTCTGATTCTAATGCTTACACCCAATAGCTTATTGCATTTGCACGACAACTCGCGTGGTATTACATAGACATTATCATCTCTAATTCAAGGCAATGCAATCGTCAACGTACCCTCAAACTTAACTCAAACTTAATGCATTTAAATCATGGAACTAGCCAATAGAAATATACGTATGCTCTTGTCCATTAAGACTCATacgcatactaatacgtctagcaaaactacaatatacatatcatgaaaaaccacacaaacaaacacacctcaatatatatatatatatatatatatatatatatatatatatatatatgcaagtcCCCAGAGCCCCTGGCTCAAGTAACCGAgtcataaactcaaatagccgAGTCCCTGACTCAAGTATCTCCAAAGATTGAGTAACCATGCACCAATGCAATATGCTCCAAAACAATTTGTGATAACACCCCAAAAAATCCATAAACATGTCACAACACCAATCTCTCAAACACCAAATACAGTATTTAAAATTCCCAACTGCATCACATAGTCACGCAATTCATTTTACACTCCACATACAATATTCAATTCTCCAAAATATCATTGATAAGTTTAACGTACTtgaaagtactcaaatcatccaaaacaggtatattcaacatacagtcggttcggatttataaaacatatatattttgcaaatctataatatataaaaaataatagtttctaaGTGAGTAGAATATTCATCTTGGCTGCGCAGATATTAGTCCTTTCTAGGTTTCCTAAATAATCCATAGCAATGCGCCACTGTAAAATTACACGTTGCACATTActtaatatttttctaatattaaactcacatttaacttttaaattGCCCAAGAACTAACCCATGGAAACCCATATAATTTTCTAGGGTTCCAAACACATACTCATAGACCATAGACACTAACTAAATCgaaataacactaacccaaaatATTTGTTTAGGTTTAGACATTAAAAACCACTACCTAAATAAATACCAATAACGataaacactaacccataaattatattcactaaccTAATCACAATAGGCATTAACCCATTAACATATAGCATTAACATAttcaaaataacattaacccataaaaaATCTTAGTGTTAAACTCCCAAAATACGATCTAAATCAAATATCCATAAATTAGGGTTTAAAggaacttacccaaaaatttaCCAAAACAATGTCCGGTATTTGGGGAATCTTTGCAAGCTCCAAATAACACCAAGCTTAAAGAATAATtaagattaaactcatattttacaagatttaaccaaaaatctcaacaaaaaaaaaaaaaaaaaagttttaacgatttacctcaaaacgatcgatAAAAACGTAGATTTAAGCATGTAGATCACGTTCCTGAAGTCGGATTTGAGATTGAACGGTTAGATTTTCGTGGATAAAGGTTTTTCTATGAAAACCCTTtaggaaaaaacaagaaaaggtgAAAGGGTTCCGAATTGCTGAGAAGAAAAGAGGCGATCTGTCTCTTTAAAATAGGTGTTGTCCGGAAGGGTCCCatttctgtccggacgcacatcaTCTGATGCGTTGAAGGGTTGTGCGGCCCTTCCTCTAAGTGCGCCTCTCTTCCtacctctttcttttttaaaaaaaaaaaatatatatatatatatatatatatatatatatatatatatatatatatatatatatatatatatatatttcttttcttttcttttcctttttctatttcttttctattttctattttctattttttttttctttggactttaaaaatgttctcttgcatttttaaagacactaaattaacttaactaattatttattcaaattttatacttcaattattaaataatgttcTGAACATTACATCCTTGGTCAAGACAGTCCAAAAATGGAGACCCTATTTGCTAGGGCTGCCCTAAAGTGAAATCTAATCAGCGATCACTTAAGTTTCTTCTAGAACAGAAGGTGGGAACCGTATCACAACAGAGGTGGAGTCCAAACTCCTTGGATATGAATTTGTGATTGAATACAACAAGGAGAAAGAGAACCGCGTGGTGGATGCTCTATCAAAGAAGTTTAAAGAACCATCAGATCATGAGGATTTGTGAATTTCCCTGAtctttttccatacccccaa contains the following coding sequences:
- the LOC133856736 gene encoding uncharacterized protein LOC133856736, producing the protein MVFIVSATGPIAADDWITSHEDLADSLRCTEEQKVDYAGLKFRGEAKNWWKSKKRHLTREYGQGVPIPWECFKREFNDNFFPRAQRQQCARNFQDLKQGSMLVEQYSTEFQRLSRYAPNLILDEELKAERFHDGLAPRILERIILSR